The sequence aattgtgaaaaatctaaataaattcagccatgtaatttttataaaacaatatatgtatattcgacatattttgtacccggtacggttagtgttaacgtaatttactgttacagtaaatcctctaacgacgcaaaaaggtgctacacgatggacgcaaagaaatatcccctccagtgtagtaatctgatctcggctcggtgtgaaccactacagtTCCTTTGAATTCCACGGGCCTCTGCCCGTGCGATTatttgacgatgaacgtttcgggcacaaggaaggacagcgtatgggaaagaaagagacgcggcgaGTCGCAGTCacttcggccgcgcgcggtctctctttacacgcgctgtccttctctaggTTCGGCTCGGGCTTATACGCTAAAAAAATTAGTGTCCCTCTACGATCGATGCAAACGCACCTCCCCGAagcttttgcgtcgatagaggatttactgtacttcaTTGTTTGTTGATTAGTTTTAGAACAGAAAGAATTCTTAAAGTTGAAAGTCTGACAATTtccttttgtattatatttctcACAAATCGAAGATAGTGAAGATAAAGGAGCCTTCAAGTTGACGTTGAAAAAATGCtaaaattcttaaatttttcttcgGCTTTTCAGTATCGGCCTTACTAGTGAGTGTGTTGCCCAGAAAGTACTCGGAAACGGATAAATCGAAGAACGTCATTTGACGACAATATCTTTCGGACATTACCTTCAATCGAACCGGTTGAAGCCTGAGGATTGAGCTACTTGTAACAAAGTATACCACATGTAAATACATTATTTCCTTGTTTGTTCATCAACGTGTAATTCAGGTGCATGATTTCCCatcatgtaaatatgtaaatacggTACAGTTACACTCATATAGCGTAAGATCTCCACACGTTTTATAATGTATGCATAGAATTATAAAATAAGCGAACCGTAAAACGACTGCGTGTCGTAAGTgagatattattttaaataaatctcGTGACTGCACCGCGTGGAATAATCTTAGGGCAATTATACTGTCCTATATTGTTTCTAAACATTTGGTCGACGAGTGAATTGCCGCGTAATAGATTAAGTGAGTAGTAGCAAATGATACAATGAATAGAAGAGAATGCAACAGTTTTGTTGGACAATAAATCTGTTTTGTTGTTTTAGAACAAGTAAGACCTTCTTTCCATCCCTTTTCTTAAAAAACGTAACAGATCTTTTTACTTCGAAAGTAATTAGCGTCATATTATCAGTGGAGAGTTAAAATTCAATCATTGTTCTCTAGGTctcgatttattaatttttttatatatgatCTCTATTTTTCTACATTTCTACATGATCATGTAGCACACGTATTGCGCTGTTCCCATCGTTTAATTAGATATTTACGACTAGTTTAGTCAGGTTATGATTTGGCGTTAATAAATTCCGATGCCTCACCGACAAAGTTTCTCTTTCCAGAACACAACCAGAATCGACAGAACTCGGAAAATCGTGATAGAGACAAGTCGAAAAATCGCGATACGTAGAATTAGAACAAACCGCGATACTGAAAACACGATCAAGAACACGAAATATCACGAATGCGAGCGCCGTGAAACAATACACATGTACTCACGTCAACGCAAACCTGTATCTAGTGTGTTAAGTAGCACGTACAATTGTGTATATGTCTCATAGAAGCATTCAAGTCTTAGAAAGGGATAATAGATAGCGTTTGCTTTTACATTCTATCTTAGAATATTGAAATTCATTCGAACTATGTAACTATTAGCTGAATGTAATCCtcgatatataaaatatttgaagaGGAAATATATCTCATAAATGGAGGATAATACTAATTGTCCAAGGGACCGAGACTCACTATGAAGAAGTCGCAAAGACCCAAAAGGAAGTCAAAACAAAGACAGCTTTGCAACTCAGGGTACAGAGAATTTgttaaggaataacattttatttagtTTACTCTATTCTTGCATACAATGTAAATTATATATACAACTGCGCGTCATTATAAAAAGAAGCGGAATATACATGCCACAATagcaaaatacaataatttttatctGATGTAACTGGAAACAATGCACGCAGAATACCAACAGTTACTTAATCATTTACATCCTCTATAAATCGAAAAAACAATTGACAACATCACGACATTACAGCAACCAAGATTTATCTCATTAAAACTCTTGCATTTATTAACTTCATGTGATTTTTATTATCTAATGGTAAATCTAAAATACAACAGAACCCCTAATTATTTATTCGTTATTAAGGTCCAGGTCCGATTGATGAAGCCGGCGATGCGATGTCAACTGCAATCAaatgaatttaattttaaaacttaCGAACGAAAACGAAGAAATATTAGTTCTTGTATCGTGTACAAGGGCGAATATTATAAAGCGTACCCACATATAAAGATGTACCCACCCAATTTCCGAAAATGAACGACAACGTGTAAGGATTGATCTTCGTGGAATCTGGACGACGTGTCTGAGGGAACAGCAATTTTCCTTGTTCATCGAACTTTTGCATAGGTATGGCGAAATCATTATTTAAACGAACTGATCCTAATTCTTGATTCCTATCGCTGGTGGTTCCCTCGTTGTCCGGAAAGGCGTTGTCTCGTATATGTGGATCGAACCTCTTGCCATGACCGCCGAAACAGGAATGACCAAATGCGGAACAACCACCTGCAAAAAAtgtgaaatattaataattacatcTAATTCGAACATTTCAATATTTGGCAAGCGTGTAAAGGGTGGCACCGATATATTACTCGACTGCGggtttctatgcaaaataacaaatttgcACATCGACTGCcagaaacaggagccaaatataataaacaattacTCCTCTCCT is a genomic window of Lasioglossum baleicum chromosome 14, iyLasBale1, whole genome shotgun sequence containing:
- the LOC143215960 gene encoding neuropeptide CCHamide-2, with amino-acid sequence MRSNRTSGIPLTVGVSVSALMLLVFASGTAQAKRGCSAFGHSCFGGHGKRFDPHIRDNAFPDNEGTTSDRNQELGSVRLNNDFAIPMQKFDEQGKLLFPQTRRPDSTKINPYTLSFIFGNWLTSHRRLHQSDLDLNNE